In one window of Frigoriglobus tundricola DNA:
- a CDS encoding NAD(P)-dependent alcohol dehydrogenase, which yields MVCAQPPAPKGIAASGYAATDASVALAPFDFLRRDVGPTDVQIDILFCGVCHSDIHTARNEWLGTVYPCVPGHEIVGRVSTVGNKVTRLKVGDVAAVGCMVDSCQRCPSCAEGLEQFCENGTTFTYNSPDPGTGKTTYGGYSTTVVVTEKFVVKIPAGLDPKGAAPLLCAGVTTYSPMRHWKVLKGQKVGVVGIGGLGHVAVKIARALGARPFAITTSPGKIKDAGRLGAEGAVLSSDAKAMKGHANSFDFILSTVPRAHDLNPYVALLKRDRTLVVVGALDKKASDLVAAQLIHARKSVAGSLIGGMAETQEVVDFCAKHKITADVEVIPAQKINEAYDRVVKKDVRYRFVIDMASLKK from the coding sequence ATGGTCTGCGCCCAGCCGCCAGCTCCGAAGGGCATTGCGGCTTCCGGCTACGCGGCGACGGACGCCAGCGTGGCGCTCGCCCCGTTCGACTTCCTCCGGCGCGACGTCGGTCCGACGGACGTGCAGATCGACATCTTGTTCTGCGGCGTCTGCCACTCCGACATCCACACCGCCCGGAACGAGTGGCTCGGCACCGTCTACCCGTGTGTCCCCGGCCACGAGATCGTCGGCCGGGTGTCAACCGTCGGCAACAAGGTTACCAGGTTGAAGGTCGGTGACGTCGCGGCGGTGGGCTGCATGGTGGACTCGTGCCAGCGGTGCCCCAGTTGCGCGGAGGGCCTGGAGCAGTTCTGCGAGAACGGGACCACCTTCACCTACAACAGCCCCGACCCGGGCACCGGGAAGACCACCTACGGCGGGTACTCGACGACGGTCGTGGTGACGGAGAAGTTCGTGGTCAAGATCCCGGCCGGGCTGGACCCCAAGGGCGCGGCGCCCTTGCTGTGCGCCGGGGTCACCACCTACTCGCCGATGCGCCACTGGAAGGTGCTGAAGGGGCAGAAGGTGGGCGTCGTCGGCATCGGCGGGCTGGGGCACGTCGCCGTCAAGATCGCCAGGGCGCTGGGCGCCCGACCGTTCGCGATCACCACATCCCCGGGCAAGATCAAAGACGCCGGCCGGCTCGGGGCCGAAGGGGCCGTCCTGTCGTCCGACGCGAAGGCGATGAAGGGGCACGCGAACAGCTTCGATTTCATCCTCAGCACGGTGCCCCGGGCCCACGACCTGAACCCCTACGTCGCCCTGCTGAAACGGGACCGCACGCTCGTGGTCGTCGGCGCGCTCGACAAGAAGGCGTCGGACCTCGTCGCCGCGCAGCTGATCCACGCGCGCAAGTCGGTCGCCGGGTCACTCATCGGCGGCATGGCCGAAACCCAGGAGGTGGTGGACTTCTGCGCGAAGCACAAGATCACCGCGGACGTCGAAGTGATCCCGGCCCAGAAGATCAACGAGGCCTACGACCGGGTGGTGAAGAAGGACGTCCGGTACCGGTTCGTGATCGACATGGCGTCGCTGAAAAAGTGA
- a CDS encoding RNB domain-containing ribonuclease: MNEQNRPSDLRAIAHKAMRDRGLEPDFPPDALRQLNGIPAAAHEPDPAIRDLRTLLWCSIDNDTSRDLDQLTVAEELDAGRVKILVAIADVDALVKPSSPIDRHARTNTTSVYTAAQIFPMLPERLSTDLTSLNENADRLALVIELVVNGDGSVQDSAVYRAVVTNHAKLAYRSVAAWLDGSGPVPEKIVKTAGLDEQLRLQDRIAHVMKSVRDAHGALDLETIEPEAVLRDGRVVDLRQERQNRAQDLIADFMIAANTASARFLEKRGLPALRRVVRTPERWDRIREVAAGFGEQLPAPPDSKALAAFLARRRQQDLLRFPDLSLTIVKLLGAGEYVVQLPGRESAGHFGLAVREYSHSTAPNRRFPDLVTQRLLKAALAGESLPYDAAELAALATHCTTQEDAAKKVERQVRKSAAALFLSGRIGEVFDALVTGAADKGTWVRVLTPPVEGRLTAGYQGVDVGDQIRVRLTGLNVERGFIDFARSGNDRTPGAPPRAASAVR; encoded by the coding sequence ATGAACGAGCAGAACCGCCCGAGCGATCTCCGCGCGATCGCCCACAAGGCCATGCGGGATCGGGGACTCGAACCCGACTTCCCGCCGGACGCGCTCCGGCAGTTGAACGGCATCCCGGCCGCGGCGCACGAACCCGATCCCGCCATTCGCGACCTTCGAACGCTGCTCTGGTGCTCGATCGACAACGACACGTCGCGCGACCTGGACCAGCTCACGGTGGCGGAAGAACTCGACGCGGGCCGGGTCAAGATCCTCGTCGCGATCGCGGACGTCGATGCGCTCGTGAAACCCTCGTCGCCGATCGACCGCCACGCCCGAACGAACACGACGTCTGTGTACACGGCCGCGCAGATCTTCCCCATGCTGCCGGAACGGCTCTCGACCGACTTGACCTCTCTGAACGAGAACGCGGACCGACTCGCCCTCGTCATCGAACTGGTGGTGAACGGCGACGGGTCCGTTCAAGACTCCGCGGTGTACCGCGCCGTCGTCACCAATCACGCCAAACTCGCGTACCGGAGCGTCGCGGCGTGGCTCGACGGAAGTGGTCCCGTGCCCGAAAAGATCGTAAAGACCGCGGGGCTGGATGAGCAACTGCGGCTGCAAGATCGGATCGCGCACGTCATGAAGTCGGTCCGCGACGCGCACGGCGCTCTCGATCTCGAAACGATCGAGCCGGAAGCGGTGCTGAGGGACGGGCGGGTCGTCGATCTGCGCCAGGAGCGGCAGAACCGGGCCCAGGATCTGATCGCCGATTTCATGATCGCGGCCAACACGGCGTCGGCGCGGTTTCTGGAGAAGCGTGGGTTGCCGGCGCTCCGACGCGTCGTTCGCACGCCCGAGCGGTGGGATCGTATTCGGGAAGTGGCCGCGGGGTTCGGCGAGCAACTTCCCGCACCCCCCGATTCCAAGGCGCTGGCGGCTTTTCTGGCGCGGCGGCGCCAGCAGGATCTGCTGCGGTTCCCGGACCTGTCGCTGACTATCGTCAAGTTGCTGGGGGCCGGCGAGTACGTCGTTCAACTCCCCGGGCGCGAGTCGGCGGGGCACTTCGGGTTGGCCGTGCGGGAATATAGCCACTCCACCGCACCGAACCGCCGCTTCCCCGACCTCGTCACCCAGAGGTTATTGAAAGCCGCCCTGGCAGGCGAGAGTCTTCCCTACGACGCGGCCGAACTCGCGGCGCTGGCGACGCATTGCACCACGCAAGAAGACGCGGCCAAGAAGGTGGAGCGGCAGGTACGGAAATCCGCCGCGGCGCTGTTCCTGTCCGGGCGCATCGGGGAAGTCTTCGATGCTCTGGTGACCGGTGCGGCCGACAAGGGAACCTGGGTCCGGGTTCTGACGCCCCCGGTCGAGGGCCGGCTGACGGCCGGGTATCAGGGGGTCGATGTGGGTGACCAAATCCGGGTCCGGCTGACTGGCCTGAACGTCGAGCGGGGCTTCATCGATTTCGCGCGGTCGGGAAATGACAGGACACCTGGCGCGCCCCCGAGGGCGGCTTCCGCCGTGCGGTGA
- a CDS encoding plasma-membrane proton-efflux P-type ATPase, producing MRTATNPSEAAPPPSPETGPGTASASVPDALAALQVNPELGLARAEVDVRRQVHGFNEVAEQKEHPVLKFLGKFWGLSAWMLELIMLLSLVLGHYSDLAIVGALLVFNAVLGFAQERRAAGVMETLRRRLQVSARVLRDANWQVVPARELVPGDIVRVRPGDIVPADLKVLSGTLSVDQSALTGESKDVDKAGGEVLSSGSVVRRGEGNGVVLLTGAKTYFGRTSQLVQIARPKLHIEAVISKLVRWLFVIVGVLLTVVTVLSLVRGTPLVEMIPLVLVLLMSAVPVALPVMFTVSMALGSKELAKRGVLVTRLSASEDAATMDVLCVDKTGTITMNQLAVTGVIPLENAKESDVLFAGALASQEANQDPIDLAFLAAANTHHVFVGVPAVTPVSFTPFDATNRRTEAVVEQGGRRFRVMKGAVRTVAEACGLRPPAIEALEARVRESALKGYRTLAVARGPEAGTPGLVGLVTLYDPPRPDAKQLITALHDLGVPVKMLTGDALAVACEVGTGVGLPKIRRATDLKAASAQAGNEATDLLAGADGLAEVYPEDKYLVVQHLQAAGHVVGMTGDGVNDAPALRQAEVGIAVSTATDVAKGAASVVLTEQGLTDIVALVEQGRTIHQRVLTWIINKISRTILKSAFVAVAFVVTGQFVVSAFAMLLLTFMTDFAKITLATDRVRPSRKPETWNIGGFVTVSVVLGVVMVAEALLFLYLCWSRFDLAPIDGVKDKPLHTFSFLILLYFAVFSVVSARERRWFWATRPSKSLMAALAVEAIVGTVLALVGLPGLAPLPWGQMLAIFGYALVSCLVVNDAVKVVLIKWRVPDAVA from the coding sequence TTGAGAACAGCGACAAATCCATCCGAAGCGGCTCCCCCGCCGTCTCCCGAAACGGGACCCGGAACCGCATCCGCGTCGGTTCCCGACGCGCTCGCGGCCCTACAGGTCAACCCCGAGCTCGGTCTCGCGCGGGCCGAGGTGGACGTTCGCCGGCAGGTGCACGGCTTCAACGAGGTCGCCGAGCAGAAGGAGCACCCCGTCCTCAAGTTCCTGGGGAAATTCTGGGGCCTGTCGGCGTGGATGCTCGAGTTAATCATGCTCCTGTCGCTCGTGTTGGGGCATTACTCCGATCTCGCCATCGTGGGCGCACTGCTGGTCTTCAATGCGGTGCTGGGCTTCGCGCAGGAACGCCGCGCCGCGGGCGTGATGGAGACGCTGCGGCGTCGCTTACAGGTCAGTGCGCGGGTGCTGCGCGACGCGAACTGGCAGGTCGTTCCCGCCCGCGAATTGGTCCCCGGCGACATCGTCCGCGTGCGCCCCGGCGACATCGTTCCCGCAGACCTGAAGGTTCTGAGCGGAACCCTGAGCGTCGATCAATCGGCCCTCACGGGCGAGTCGAAGGATGTTGACAAGGCAGGCGGCGAGGTGCTCTCGTCGGGGTCCGTGGTGCGTCGGGGCGAGGGCAACGGCGTGGTGCTGCTAACGGGCGCGAAGACCTATTTCGGTCGCACCAGCCAACTCGTCCAGATCGCACGCCCCAAGCTCCACATCGAAGCCGTGATCTCCAAACTGGTGCGGTGGCTCTTCGTCATCGTCGGCGTGCTGCTGACCGTGGTCACCGTGCTGTCACTCGTCCGCGGCACGCCGCTCGTCGAGATGATCCCGCTCGTGCTCGTCCTGTTGATGAGCGCGGTGCCCGTGGCCCTCCCGGTGATGTTCACGGTCAGCATGGCCCTCGGGTCAAAGGAGCTGGCGAAGCGCGGCGTGCTGGTGACGCGCCTCAGCGCCTCGGAGGACGCCGCGACGATGGACGTGCTCTGCGTCGATAAGACCGGCACGATCACGATGAACCAGCTGGCGGTCACGGGTGTGATCCCACTGGAAAACGCCAAGGAGTCCGACGTGCTGTTCGCCGGCGCACTCGCGTCGCAGGAAGCCAACCAGGATCCGATCGACCTGGCGTTCCTCGCCGCGGCGAACACGCATCACGTCTTCGTCGGCGTCCCGGCGGTCACCCCGGTTTCGTTCACGCCGTTCGATGCGACCAACCGGCGGACGGAAGCCGTGGTCGAACAGGGCGGGCGGCGGTTCCGCGTGATGAAAGGAGCCGTGCGAACGGTCGCCGAGGCGTGCGGACTTCGGCCGCCCGCGATTGAGGCGCTGGAGGCCCGCGTGCGCGAATCCGCCCTCAAAGGATATCGTACGCTCGCGGTGGCACGCGGCCCCGAAGCGGGCACACCCGGGCTCGTCGGATTGGTGACCCTGTACGATCCGCCCCGTCCCGACGCGAAACAACTCATTACCGCCCTCCACGATCTCGGCGTTCCCGTCAAGATGCTCACCGGCGACGCGCTGGCGGTAGCGTGTGAGGTCGGCACGGGCGTCGGGCTGCCGAAGATCCGGCGCGCGACGGACTTGAAGGCGGCGAGCGCCCAAGCCGGGAACGAGGCGACGGATCTCCTGGCGGGCGCCGACGGCCTGGCCGAGGTGTACCCGGAGGACAAGTACCTCGTCGTGCAGCACCTGCAGGCCGCGGGGCACGTGGTCGGCATGACGGGCGACGGCGTCAACGACGCGCCGGCCCTGCGCCAGGCCGAGGTGGGGATCGCCGTGAGCACCGCGACCGACGTCGCCAAGGGGGCCGCGAGCGTCGTCCTGACGGAACAGGGGCTGACCGACATCGTGGCGCTGGTCGAGCAGGGGCGGACCATCCACCAACGCGTGCTCACGTGGATCATCAACAAGATCAGCCGGACGATCCTGAAGTCGGCCTTCGTGGCCGTCGCGTTCGTGGTGACGGGTCAGTTCGTCGTCTCGGCCTTCGCGATGCTGCTGCTCACGTTCATGACGGACTTCGCGAAGATCACTCTCGCCACCGACCGCGTACGCCCGTCCCGGAAGCCGGAGACCTGGAACATCGGCGGCTTCGTCACGGTGTCCGTGGTGCTCGGCGTGGTGATGGTCGCGGAGGCGCTCCTCTTCCTGTACCTCTGCTGGTCGCGTTTCGATCTGGCACCGATTGACGGCGTGAAGGACAAGCCGCTCCACACGTTCAGCTTCCTGATCTTGCTCTACTTCGCGGTGTTCTCCGTCGTGTCCGCGCGCGAGCGGCGCTGGTTCTGGGCCACGAGGCCCAGCAAGAGCCTCATGGCCGCACTCGCGGTGGAGGCGATTGTGGGCACGGTCCTGGCGCTTGTGGGGTTGCCGGGCCTTGCTCCACTGCCCTGGGGACAGATGCTCGCCATCTTCGGGTACGCACTGGTGTCGTGCCTCGTCGTGAACGACGCCGTGAAGGTCGTGCTCATCAAATGGCGCGTTCCTGATGCCGTGGCCTGA
- a CDS encoding flavin reductase family protein yields the protein MLFDLSKVTTHQTYNLLIGLVAPRPIAWITSMDLAGRINAAPFSAYNYVGIDPPIVAVGVGNRPGPGVVGKDTAQNIRNTREFVINVVNETLAQAMVTCAVDFPPGVNELEIAGLKTVPSSVVSVPRIMEAPASLECREITTMEIGNSRVILGQVVAIHVKDEFIDPAGPYVRAEELHAIGRMNGLGAYVRTRDSFFHVPRMTYAEWVAANQRRE from the coding sequence ATGCTCTTTGACCTGTCCAAAGTCACTACCCACCAGACCTATAACTTGCTGATTGGTCTGGTGGCGCCGCGGCCGATCGCCTGGATCACCAGCATGGACCTGGCGGGGAGGATCAATGCCGCGCCGTTCAGCGCGTACAACTACGTCGGCATCGACCCGCCGATCGTCGCCGTCGGCGTCGGCAACCGCCCCGGCCCCGGCGTCGTCGGCAAGGACACCGCGCAGAACATCCGCAACACGCGCGAGTTCGTCATCAACGTGGTGAACGAGACCCTGGCGCAAGCGATGGTCACGTGCGCCGTCGATTTCCCGCCCGGGGTGAACGAACTGGAGATCGCCGGACTGAAGACCGTGCCGTCGTCCGTGGTTTCGGTGCCGAGAATCATGGAGGCGCCCGCGAGTCTGGAGTGCCGCGAGATCACGACGATGGAGATCGGGAACTCGCGGGTGATACTGGGGCAGGTCGTTGCCATTCACGTGAAGGACGAGTTCATCGATCCGGCGGGCCCGTACGTTCGTGCCGAAGAGCTCCATGCGATCGGCCGCATGAACGGCCTGGGTGCCTACGTGCGAACGCGGGACTCCTTCTTTCACGTCCCGCGAATGACCTACGCCGAGTGGGTCGCGGCGAACCAAAGACGGGAATAA
- a CDS encoding polyphosphate kinase 2 family protein, with protein MKYVNRFRVGPGSDVKLKDIDPGFKDRHKSHKEAVEEIARYQTKLRELQELLYADGRCSLLICLQGMDTGGKDGTINHILGAMNPQGCRVVGFKQPSVEEQAHDFLWRIHRAVPARGEVAIFNRSHYEDVLIVRVHDLVPKPVWSGRYDQINAFEKQLVEGNTHILKFYLHISKEEQLRRFRERLDEPAKQWKISASDYTERKFWDDYMAAYEDALSRCSTEHAPWFVIPSDHKWFRNLAIARIVVEHLEGLDMKFPPPAVDLERIRREYHAAKKT; from the coding sequence ATGAAATATGTCAACCGGTTCCGGGTGGGGCCCGGCAGCGACGTGAAGCTCAAGGACATCGATCCGGGGTTCAAGGACCGCCACAAGAGCCACAAGGAAGCGGTCGAGGAGATTGCGCGATACCAGACAAAACTGCGCGAACTGCAAGAGCTGCTGTACGCGGACGGGCGCTGTTCCCTCTTGATCTGCCTGCAAGGGATGGACACGGGAGGCAAGGACGGGACGATCAACCACATCCTGGGCGCGATGAACCCCCAGGGGTGCCGGGTGGTCGGTTTCAAGCAGCCCTCCGTCGAGGAACAGGCGCACGACTTCTTGTGGCGGATTCACCGGGCCGTACCCGCCCGGGGCGAAGTGGCCATCTTCAACCGCTCCCACTATGAGGACGTGCTGATCGTCCGCGTCCACGACCTCGTCCCGAAACCGGTCTGGTCCGGCCGGTACGACCAGATCAACGCGTTCGAGAAGCAACTCGTCGAGGGCAACACCCACATCCTCAAGTTCTACCTGCACATCTCGAAGGAAGAGCAACTCCGTCGATTCAGGGAGCGGCTCGACGAACCGGCGAAGCAATGGAAGATCAGTGCGTCCGATTACACGGAGCGAAAATTCTGGGACGACTACATGGCGGCGTACGAGGACGCCTTGTCCCGCTGCAGTACCGAACACGCGCCGTGGTTCGTGATCCCGTCCGACCACAAGTGGTTTCGGAACCTCGCGATCGCACGAATCGTGGTGGAACACCTGGAAGGGTTGGACATGAAATTCCCGCCGCCGGCAGTGGATCTCGAGCGCATCCGCCGGGAGTACCATGCGGCGAAAAAGACATAA
- a CDS encoding Na+/H+ antiporter, giving the protein MNPVEIVVGLVLVAVVLATVAQRLRVPYPTLLVLGGVTLGFVPGLPHVRIPPDVAFLVFVPPLVYQVASRFGLRDLRRHRWPIFRLAVGLVLLNLFCVAGVVHFGIDGFSWSAAFVLAAIVSPTDTAAVAAVTKNLPIPRRVERILEGESLFNDVVALVAYQQAVKAAVTGSFSLGDAGQVLVWDAVGGVGVGLAVGVLATWARHRVRDVAINTAASLLTPFAAYLGGEAIGASGVLATVAVGLYVGRVLLPTLTPAERVEAVAFWSGARFILEGLAFVLIGLELRRVVADLSDTPAAGLLGACALVCATVVVVRLAWVFAWTGLPYLFGPKRSGAEARPPWGQALLLAWAGMRGVDSLAAALAVPLVLADGATPLPQRNLILLLSFSVILTTLVLQGLTLPLLIRRLGLPSEDSVRREDAPIRLAAAEAALRRLDELEHTPGVPPDVVAHLRAMYLLRVHRYRSRLAPAAGDSPEPGIEAARGLVLELLKAERQVVAAMWGDGLISDDAKQRVERSLDYEELKLGA; this is encoded by the coding sequence ATGAATCCTGTCGAGATCGTGGTCGGACTGGTCCTCGTGGCGGTGGTGCTGGCGACCGTCGCGCAGCGGCTGAGGGTTCCCTACCCGACCCTGCTGGTCCTGGGCGGAGTGACGCTGGGCTTCGTGCCCGGTCTGCCGCACGTCCGGATCCCCCCGGACGTCGCGTTCCTGGTCTTCGTCCCCCCGCTCGTGTACCAGGTCGCGTCCCGGTTCGGCTTACGGGACCTGCGGCGCCACCGGTGGCCGATCTTCCGCCTGGCCGTCGGGCTGGTGCTCCTGAACCTCTTCTGCGTGGCCGGCGTGGTCCACTTCGGGATCGACGGCTTCTCGTGGTCCGCCGCATTCGTCCTGGCCGCGATCGTGAGCCCGACCGACACCGCCGCGGTCGCGGCCGTGACGAAGAACCTCCCGATCCCGAGGCGGGTCGAGCGGATCCTCGAGGGCGAGAGCCTGTTCAACGACGTGGTGGCACTGGTCGCGTATCAGCAGGCCGTGAAGGCCGCCGTCACCGGCTCGTTTTCGCTCGGCGACGCGGGTCAGGTGCTCGTCTGGGACGCCGTCGGCGGTGTCGGGGTGGGTTTGGCGGTCGGGGTGCTGGCGACCTGGGCGCGCCACCGCGTGCGCGACGTCGCGATCAACACGGCCGCCTCACTGCTGACCCCGTTCGCCGCCTACCTCGGCGGCGAGGCGATCGGCGCGTCGGGCGTCCTGGCGACCGTCGCCGTCGGTCTCTACGTCGGCCGCGTTCTGCTCCCGACGCTGACCCCGGCCGAGCGCGTCGAGGCGGTCGCCTTCTGGAGCGGCGCCCGGTTCATCCTCGAAGGGCTCGCGTTCGTTCTGATCGGCCTCGAGCTCCGGCGCGTCGTGGCGGACCTGTCGGACACCCCGGCTGCGGGGCTACTCGGCGCGTGCGCGCTGGTCTGCGCGACCGTGGTCGTCGTCCGGCTCGCGTGGGTGTTCGCGTGGACCGGGTTGCCGTACCTCTTCGGCCCGAAGCGGTCGGGGGCTGAAGCCCGTCCGCCGTGGGGGCAGGCCCTGCTGCTCGCCTGGGCGGGCATGCGGGGCGTCGATTCGCTGGCGGCGGCCCTGGCCGTCCCGCTCGTTCTGGCCGACGGGGCGACCCCTTTGCCGCAGCGGAACCTGATCCTGCTCCTGTCGTTCAGCGTGATCCTAACGACGCTCGTGTTGCAGGGCCTCACGCTCCCGCTGCTGATCCGCCGCCTCGGGCTCCCGTCCGAGGATTCCGTGCGGCGGGAGGACGCACCGATCCGGCTGGCGGCGGCCGAGGCGGCGCTCCGGCGCCTCGACGAGTTGGAACACACCCCCGGCGTGCCGCCCGACGTGGTCGCGCACTTGCGGGCCATGTACCTGCTCCGCGTTCACCGCTACCGGTCGCGACTCGCCCCCGCGGCCGGTGACTCTCCCGAGCCGGGCATCGAAGCGGCTCGCGGCCTGGTACTCGAGCTGTTGAAGGCCGAGCGGCAGGTCGTGGCCGCCATGTGGGGCGATGGGCTCATCAGCGACGACGCCAAACAGCGGGTCGAACGCTCCCTGGATTACGAGGAACTCAAACTGGGCGCGTAG
- a CDS encoding Na-translocating system protein MpsC family protein — protein MDRSRETIGKTIARAVRAFETRRTKHGRKWVTVFLNEDTVVIALHGSLTAAEKALVRSPAGTDRVREHHRQLFTDASAPLRRTLKGITGMGVRDTTAEIEPSTNSVVQFFTTDTAGTDFPSVLATPPGSVPGRARSAAAKVAPAVRPRQPDVSSGDDRPIRTTRNSQ, from the coding sequence ATGGACCGGTCCCGGGAAACCATCGGCAAGACGATCGCCCGGGCGGTTCGCGCGTTCGAGACGCGGCGAACCAAACACGGCCGCAAATGGGTAACGGTGTTCTTGAACGAGGACACCGTTGTGATCGCGCTGCACGGCTCCTTAACGGCCGCAGAAAAAGCTCTGGTGCGCAGTCCCGCCGGCACCGACCGGGTTCGGGAGCACCACCGGCAGTTGTTCACCGACGCCTCCGCGCCCCTGCGTCGGACGCTCAAGGGCATCACCGGGATGGGGGTGCGCGATACGACCGCGGAAATCGAGCCCTCGACCAACAGCGTGGTGCAGTTCTTCACGACGGACACCGCGGGGACCGATTTTCCCAGCGTTCTCGCTACGCCGCCCGGGTCTGTGCCGGGACGTGCCCGCTCCGCCGCCGCAAAGGTCGCGCCCGCTGTGAGGCCAAGACAACCGGACGTGTCATCCGGGGACGATCGCCCGATTCGCACCACGAGGAATTCACAATGA
- a CDS encoding BON domain-containing protein: protein MKTDAQLQKDVMDEIRWEPSTTASHIGVTAANGVVTLTGVVATYAEKWAVERATQRVEGVKGIAEEITIKLTGVHVKSDAEIAEAAINAIKWHVWVPGDIQPTVSQGWVTLKGNVNWEYQRTAAKDAVCFMPGVRGVSNEISVKPAVQPSAVKDSIEKAFVRNAEIDAGNVTVTADGGAVTLTGSVPSWGEKAGAGTAAWNAPGVNTVRNDIAVTCP from the coding sequence ATGAAGACGGACGCGCAACTGCAAAAGGACGTCATGGACGAGATCCGTTGGGAGCCGAGCACCACGGCCTCCCACATCGGGGTCACGGCCGCCAACGGGGTGGTGACGCTGACCGGCGTGGTGGCGACCTACGCCGAGAAGTGGGCCGTCGAGCGGGCCACCCAGCGGGTCGAGGGCGTCAAGGGGATCGCGGAGGAGATCACGATCAAGCTCACCGGGGTCCACGTCAAGAGCGACGCGGAGATCGCTGAGGCGGCCATCAACGCCATCAAGTGGCACGTCTGGGTGCCGGGCGACATTCAGCCCACGGTGTCTCAGGGCTGGGTCACGCTGAAGGGCAACGTGAACTGGGAGTACCAACGGACCGCGGCGAAGGACGCCGTGTGCTTCATGCCCGGGGTGAGGGGCGTCTCGAACGAGATCAGTGTCAAGCCGGCGGTCCAGCCGTCCGCCGTCAAGGACTCGATCGAGAAAGCGTTCGTGCGGAACGCCGAGATCGACGCCGGGAACGTGACAGTGACCGCCGACGGCGGGGCGGTGACCCTGACCGGGAGCGTCCCGTCGTGGGGCGAGAAGGCCGGGGCCGGAACCGCCGCGTGGAACGCTCCGGGCGTCAACACCGTGCGCAACGACATCGCGGTCACGTGCCCATAA